The Streptomyces sp. NBC_01197 genome window below encodes:
- a CDS encoding TIGR03084 family metal-binding protein: MDYGVPHELLDDLAAEYGSLRALVPSGTDLGRPTPAVGWDVGASLSHLIGCDLLAREAVDAPAEFLRARPATDVGLAELIEHHIAARRDLPAERLQQEWADAFVALLTAFRSSRREQRVPWFGPPMSPATLATARLMEYWAHGQDFADALRIVRRPTDRVRHVCHLGFTTFAFSFANRGLPVPPSPPRVELRLPSGRSWARGPEGADAFVTGDALDFALVVTRRRHRLDTSVNCRGEVAEQWLAIAQCFAGPPRPGRPPSEVAH; this comes from the coding sequence ATGGACTACGGAGTTCCGCACGAGCTGCTCGACGATCTCGCGGCGGAGTACGGCTCGTTGCGGGCACTCGTCCCCTCAGGGACGGACCTGGGCCGGCCGACTCCGGCCGTTGGCTGGGACGTTGGAGCCAGCTTGTCGCACTTGATCGGTTGCGACCTCCTGGCCAGGGAGGCGGTGGATGCTCCCGCTGAATTCCTGCGCGCCCGCCCAGCGACGGACGTGGGTCTGGCCGAGCTCATCGAGCACCACATCGCAGCCCGCCGGGACCTTCCGGCGGAGCGACTGCAACAGGAATGGGCTGACGCCTTCGTGGCGCTGCTGACGGCTTTCAGGTCCTCGCGTCGGGAGCAGCGGGTTCCCTGGTTCGGGCCGCCGATGAGCCCGGCGACGCTGGCTACGGCTCGCCTCATGGAGTACTGGGCGCACGGCCAGGATTTCGCCGACGCCCTGAGGATCGTCCGCCGGCCCACGGACCGGGTCCGGCACGTCTGTCACCTCGGTTTCACCACCTTCGCCTTCAGTTTCGCCAACCGCGGCCTGCCCGTGCCGCCGTCCCCACCGCGCGTCGAGCTGCGCCTGCCCAGCGGCCGGTCATGGGCCCGCGGGCCGGAAGGCGCCGACGCCTTCGTCACCGGCGACGCGCTTGACTTCGCCCTGGTGGTCACCCGACGCCGGCACCGCCTCGACACCTCCGTGAACTGCCGAGGCGAGGTCGCCGAGCAGTGGCTGGCCATCGCTCAGTGTTTCGCGGGCCCGCCCAGACCGGGGCGGCCGCCGAGCGAGGTGGCGCACTAG
- a CDS encoding epoxide hydrolase family protein, with protein sequence MTITTDSLRAFRVSVPQGELDDLHERLDRTRWPDELPGVGWSYGIPRDYLRELADYWRHEYDWRAAEAELNAWPQFTTTIDGTNIHFAHIRSPEPDATALIMTHGWPGSIVEFARVAGPLTDPRAHGGDPADAFHLVLPSIPGFGLSGPTAEPGWEYRRVAAAFAELMERLGYQRFGAQGGDWGAAISRELGRIQPDRVIGVHLNLLPGSAAAEEPTDDELAPLSPAERARTLASWERNRRWARDRQGYADIQSTRPQTLAYGLTDSPVGQLAWIAEKFKEWTDSRDRPEDAVDRDQLLTNVMLYWLTGTAGSSARIYYERAHADYWGAPPEPSTTPTALADFPQENFVPLRHIAERTNNIVQWTEHDRGGHFAAMEQPGPLVDDISTFFRKLPRDPATG encoded by the coding sequence ATGACGATCACCACCGACAGCCTCCGGGCATTCCGCGTCAGCGTCCCGCAGGGCGAGCTCGATGATCTCCACGAGCGCCTGGACCGCACTCGGTGGCCCGACGAGCTGCCCGGCGTGGGCTGGTCCTACGGCATTCCGCGCGACTATCTGCGGGAGCTCGCGGACTACTGGCGGCACGAGTACGACTGGCGGGCAGCGGAAGCCGAGTTGAACGCGTGGCCGCAGTTCACCACCACCATCGACGGCACCAACATCCACTTCGCCCACATCCGGTCGCCGGAACCGGACGCGACTGCGCTGATCATGACGCACGGCTGGCCCGGGTCGATCGTGGAGTTCGCCCGGGTCGCCGGCCCCCTGACCGACCCACGGGCGCACGGCGGCGACCCCGCCGACGCGTTCCACCTGGTCCTGCCGAGCATTCCCGGGTTCGGTCTTTCGGGGCCGACCGCCGAGCCGGGCTGGGAGTACCGCCGGGTGGCCGCCGCCTTCGCCGAACTCATGGAGCGCCTCGGCTACCAGAGGTTCGGCGCCCAGGGCGGCGACTGGGGTGCGGCCATCTCCCGTGAGCTGGGCCGCATCCAGCCGGACCGGGTCATCGGCGTCCATCTCAACCTGCTGCCGGGCTCGGCCGCGGCGGAAGAGCCCACCGACGACGAGCTGGCCCCGCTGAGCCCGGCGGAACGCGCCCGCACCCTGGCGTCCTGGGAACGCAACCGGCGATGGGCGCGCGACCGGCAGGGGTACGCCGACATCCAGTCCACCCGGCCGCAGACGCTCGCGTACGGGCTGACCGACTCACCGGTGGGCCAACTGGCCTGGATCGCGGAGAAGTTCAAGGAGTGGACCGACTCCCGGGACCGCCCTGAGGACGCCGTCGACCGCGACCAGCTGCTCACCAACGTGATGCTCTACTGGCTGACCGGCACCGCCGGTTCGTCGGCCCGTATCTACTACGAGCGGGCGCACGCCGACTACTGGGGCGCCCCGCCCGAGCCGTCGACCACGCCCACCGCGCTGGCCGACTTCCCGCAGGAGAACTTCGTACCGCTGCGGCACATCGCGGAGCGGACGAACAACATCGTGCAGTGGACGGAGCACGACAGGGGCGGCCACTTCGCCGCGATGGAACAGCCGGGCCCTCTGGTGGACGACATCAGTACCTTCTTCCGGAAGCTTCCCCGGGACCCGGCCACCGGATGA
- a CDS encoding MarR family winged helix-turn-helix transcriptional regulator, whose protein sequence is MTSALPYINPFDDGRSPTGAVAGMDEASSMIDAAFRFERAVTRIGNTRLRPWKMTLSSYTALRILANQPHLSLAQLSRRCHARPQTMTRMVTQLVNRGFVARDAHPESERAISLQVTDVGLAALDEMNNEVLKISETLNATLGQEDIVTTDGRLRQAALVVENELRDMGRAEE, encoded by the coding sequence GTGACAAGCGCTCTGCCTTACATCAACCCGTTCGACGACGGTCGCTCGCCGACCGGGGCCGTCGCCGGCATGGACGAGGCGTCCTCGATGATCGATGCCGCCTTCCGGTTCGAGCGGGCGGTCACCAGGATCGGGAACACGCGACTGCGGCCGTGGAAGATGACGCTGTCCAGCTACACCGCCCTGCGTATCCTGGCCAACCAGCCTCATCTCAGCCTCGCTCAGCTCTCACGCCGCTGTCACGCGCGGCCGCAGACCATGACACGGATGGTCACCCAACTGGTGAACCGGGGCTTCGTCGCCCGCGACGCGCATCCGGAAAGTGAACGGGCGATCTCGCTGCAGGTCACCGACGTGGGCCTGGCCGCTCTGGACGAGATGAACAACGAGGTCCTCAAGATCAGCGAAACGCTGAACGCCACGCTGGGGCAGGAGGACATCGTCACCACCGACGGCCGCCTGCGACAGGCCGCGCTCGTGGTGGAGAACGAACTCCGGGACATGGGCCGCGCCGAGGAGTAG
- a CDS encoding EamA family transporter, which yields MDPIAPADAKALDAALTDPSATTNAVPVTAGGFGGPRADGATGLRGRLGPLGLVLAGGISVQFGAAVAVWLMPRAGALGVVSLRLTVAAIVMLIVCRPRVRGLSRTDWGTVLVFGIAMAGMNGLFYQAADRIPLGAAVTLEVLGPLALSVIASRRLVNLLWAGLALCGVVLLSGGGFGGLNLVGVAFALAAGGMWAAYIIFSARTGARFPRADGLALAMTVGALLMLPLGIADAGSKLLVPSTLGLGAAVAVLSSVLPYTLELLALRRLPASTFAVLMSLEPAIAATTGFLVLHQALSGVDALAIALVIVASMGAVRTQITGK from the coding sequence ATGGATCCGATCGCCCCTGCCGACGCCAAGGCCCTCGACGCGGCGCTGACCGACCCCTCCGCCACGACGAACGCCGTCCCGGTCACCGCCGGCGGCTTCGGTGGGCCCCGAGCCGACGGCGCCACCGGGCTGCGCGGTCGGCTGGGGCCGCTCGGTCTGGTGCTGGCCGGCGGGATATCGGTGCAGTTCGGGGCGGCCGTGGCCGTCTGGCTGATGCCCAGGGCGGGGGCGCTCGGCGTCGTCTCGCTGCGGCTCACCGTCGCCGCGATCGTGATGCTCATCGTGTGCCGGCCCCGGGTGCGCGGGCTGTCGCGGACGGACTGGGGCACGGTCCTGGTCTTCGGGATCGCGATGGCCGGAATGAACGGCCTCTTCTACCAGGCGGCCGACCGCATCCCGCTGGGCGCGGCCGTGACCCTGGAGGTGCTGGGCCCGCTCGCCCTCTCGGTGATCGCCTCACGCAGGCTGGTGAACCTGCTGTGGGCCGGGCTCGCCCTCTGCGGAGTGGTGCTGCTGAGCGGCGGCGGCTTCGGCGGTCTGAACCTGGTCGGTGTGGCGTTCGCGCTCGCGGCGGGCGGGATGTGGGCCGCGTACATCATCTTCAGCGCCCGCACCGGCGCCCGCTTCCCACGCGCGGACGGACTGGCCCTGGCAATGACGGTGGGCGCCCTGCTGATGCTGCCGCTGGGCATCGCGGACGCGGGCTCGAAGCTGCTCGTCCCGAGCACGCTGGGTCTGGGCGCGGCGGTGGCGGTGCTGTCGTCCGTTCTCCCGTACACCCTTGAACTGCTCGCCCTGCGCCGGCTCCCCGCGTCGACCTTCGCAGTCCTGATGAGCCTGGAACCGGCCATCGCGGCGACGACCGGCTTCCTCGTCCTGCACCAGGCGCTGTCCGGAGTGGACGCGCTGGCGATCGCGCTGGTGATCGTGGCGAGCATGGGGGCGGTACGGACACAGATCACGGGGAAGTGA
- a CDS encoding FAD-binding and (Fe-S)-binding domain-containing protein, translating to MGEHRDGRQDGRADGLSSSELERALRRQGVRGDIEFGVTARSLVTMDASNYRRVPLGVVAPRDADDVSAVLDVCRAHGAPVVPRGGGTSIAGQATGTGVVLDFTRHMRAIVSLDAQARTAVVQPGVILDELRAAAGAYGLTFGPDPSTHGRCTLGGMIGNNACGSHSVAWGTTAANVTALTTAAYQGGTHRLGQGWQGAPPGLRELVGSHLALLRTGYPAGLPRRISGYAIDALLPENGTDLARAFCGSEGTLGVLTEATVRLVDAPRARALALLGYAHEGDAADAAAGLLPHHPLTVEGMAADLVREPAGLPRGGAWLFAETGGADRAEARARAGEIARAAGALDALVIDDPAAQRVLWRIREDASGTATRSMDGSEAWPGWEDCAVPPARLGAYLREFRVLLAEHGLRGTPYGHFGDGCIHVRIDFDLLTPGGVARFRTFSEELAALVVAHGGSLSGEHGDGQARAELLPKMYGNELVSLFGQFKDVWDPAGGMNPGVLARPHRLDENLRFAVLPPKPVDVEFGYPHDKGDFSAAVRRCVGVAKCRTETPSGADVMCPSFRATGDEQHSTRGRARLLHEMLAGEVVTDGWRSEEVREALDLCLSCKGCRSDCPVGVDMATYKAEFLYHHYSGRRRPAAHYAMGRLPRWLRAAAPYARAVNALAGVGPLASLAKRLGGIAPERTIPALAPQTFRRWFGTRVQPPARVVLWPDTFTDHLSPQVGRAAVRVLESAGLGIALPPDGVCCALTYVTTGQLDQARTVLRRTLDRVEPLLEADLPVVVLEPSCAAALRTDLPELLGDDPRAHRLAASVRTFAQALEEEAPQWRPPVLNREVAGQTHCHQHAVLGDAAERRLRDKAGLTGELSGGCCGLAGNFGFERGHGHYEVSVACADEQLLPSVRAAGPGTEILADGFSCRTQLEQLAGLGGRPGRHLAEVLAEALGEGPAQGPYAAGAPAAGEERADGSGQEP from the coding sequence ATGGGCGAGCACCGGGACGGGCGACAGGACGGCAGGGCCGACGGCCTGAGCAGCAGCGAACTGGAACGCGCGCTGCGCCGCCAGGGCGTACGCGGGGACATCGAATTCGGGGTCACCGCCCGCTCCCTGGTGACCATGGACGCCTCCAACTACCGCCGCGTTCCGCTGGGTGTCGTAGCCCCGCGCGACGCCGACGACGTGTCAGCCGTGCTCGACGTCTGCCGCGCCCATGGGGCGCCCGTGGTGCCGCGCGGCGGAGGTACGTCCATCGCGGGCCAGGCCACCGGCACCGGCGTCGTCCTCGACTTCACCCGGCACATGCGCGCGATCGTCTCGCTGGACGCACAGGCCAGGACCGCCGTGGTCCAGCCCGGGGTGATCCTCGACGAGCTGCGGGCGGCGGCGGGCGCGTACGGCCTGACCTTCGGCCCCGACCCGTCCACGCACGGCCGCTGCACGCTCGGCGGGATGATCGGCAACAACGCCTGCGGCTCGCACTCGGTCGCCTGGGGCACCACGGCCGCCAACGTCACCGCCCTGACCACCGCCGCCTACCAGGGCGGCACCCACCGGCTCGGCCAGGGCTGGCAGGGCGCGCCGCCGGGCCTGCGCGAACTCGTCGGATCGCATCTGGCGCTGCTGCGCACCGGCTACCCGGCCGGTCTGCCACGCCGGATCTCCGGGTACGCGATCGACGCCCTGCTGCCCGAGAACGGCACCGACCTGGCCCGCGCCTTCTGCGGCAGCGAGGGCACTCTCGGTGTGCTGACCGAGGCGACCGTACGGCTGGTGGACGCGCCCCGCGCACGGGCGCTCGCCCTCCTCGGCTACGCCCACGAGGGCGACGCGGCCGACGCGGCGGCCGGGCTGCTCCCGCACCACCCGCTGACCGTCGAGGGCATGGCCGCCGACCTGGTGCGCGAGCCCGCCGGGCTGCCGCGCGGCGGTGCCTGGCTCTTCGCCGAGACGGGCGGCGCCGACCGGGCCGAGGCCCGCGCCCGGGCCGGCGAGATCGCGCGGGCGGCCGGCGCACTGGACGCCCTGGTCATCGACGACCCGGCGGCCCAGCGTGTGCTGTGGCGCATCCGCGAGGACGCGAGCGGCACCGCGACCCGCTCGATGGACGGCTCGGAGGCCTGGCCCGGCTGGGAGGACTGCGCGGTGCCGCCGGCCCGGCTCGGCGCGTATCTGCGGGAGTTCCGGGTCCTGCTCGCCGAGCACGGGCTGCGGGGCACGCCGTACGGCCACTTCGGGGACGGCTGTATCCACGTACGGATCGACTTCGACCTGCTCACCCCGGGCGGCGTCGCCCGCTTCCGTACCTTCTCCGAGGAACTGGCCGCGCTAGTCGTCGCGCACGGCGGCTCGCTCTCCGGCGAACACGGCGACGGGCAGGCCCGCGCCGAACTGCTGCCGAAGATGTACGGGAACGAACTCGTGTCCCTCTTCGGGCAGTTCAAGGACGTCTGGGACCCCGCGGGCGGGATGAACCCGGGGGTGCTCGCCAGGCCGCACCGGCTGGACGAGAACCTCCGCTTCGCGGTACTGCCGCCGAAGCCGGTGGACGTGGAGTTCGGCTACCCGCACGACAAGGGGGACTTCTCCGCCGCCGTACGCCGCTGTGTGGGCGTCGCCAAGTGCCGTACGGAGACGCCGTCCGGGGCCGACGTCATGTGCCCGTCGTTCCGCGCCACCGGCGACGAGCAGCACTCCACGCGCGGGCGCGCCCGGCTGCTGCACGAGATGCTGGCGGGCGAGGTCGTCACGGACGGCTGGCGCTCGGAAGAGGTGCGCGAAGCCCTCGACCTCTGCCTCTCCTGCAAGGGCTGCCGCAGTGACTGCCCGGTCGGCGTCGACATGGCCACGTACAAGGCGGAGTTCCTGTACCACCACTACTCGGGCCGCCGCAGGCCCGCCGCGCACTACGCGATGGGCCGGCTGCCCCGCTGGCTGCGAGCGGCCGCGCCGTACGCCCGCGCGGTGAACGCGCTGGCAGGGGTGGGCCCGCTGGCCTCCCTCGCCAAGCGCCTCGGCGGGATCGCCCCCGAGCGGACCATCCCGGCGCTCGCACCGCAGACGTTCCGGCGGTGGTTCGGCACCCGGGTGCAGCCGCCCGCGCGGGTCGTCCTGTGGCCCGACACCTTCACCGACCATCTGTCCCCGCAGGTGGGGCGGGCGGCGGTGCGGGTCCTGGAGTCGGCGGGGCTCGGTATCGCGCTGCCGCCGGACGGGGTGTGCTGCGCGCTGACCTATGTCACGACCGGGCAGCTGGACCAGGCCCGTACGGTGCTGCGCCGCACACTCGACCGGGTGGAGCCGCTGCTCGAAGCGGACCTGCCCGTCGTCGTACTGGAACCGAGCTGCGCCGCGGCGCTCAGGACCGACCTGCCGGAGTTGCTCGGCGACGACCCGCGCGCGCACCGGCTGGCCGCGTCGGTACGGACCTTCGCACAGGCCCTGGAGGAGGAGGCCCCGCAGTGGCGGCCCCCGGTGCTGAACCGCGAGGTGGCGGGCCAGACCCACTGCCACCAGCACGCGGTCCTCGGCGACGCGGCCGAACGCAGGCTGCGCGACAAGGCCGGCCTGACGGGCGAACTGAGCGGCGGCTGCTGCGGTCTCGCCGGCAACTTCGGCTTCGAACGCGGCCACGGTCACTACGAGGTGTCGGTCGCCTGCGCCGACGAGCAGCTGCTGCCTTCGGTACGGGCGGCGGGCCCCGGCACGGAGATCCTGGCGGACGGCTTCTCGTGCCGCACGCAGCTGGAACAACTGGCCGGGCTGGGCGGACGGCCGGGACGGCACTTGGCGGAGGTACTGGCCGAGGCGCTGGGGGAGGGGCCGGCACAGGGACCGTACGCGGCGGGGGCCCCCGCGGCGGGGGAGGAGCGGGCGGACGGAAGCGGCCAGGAACCGTAA
- a CDS encoding ATP-binding protein, with translation MTERPPLRPTALALLISVIASGLLCVWAVAAAPDHIRTPLAWCSAGAAVLFSAAVATTVHAVTYAGRTSRALRARIDQLTGENSQFGARTARLTAEYEARITQLTATHEAREAELIGQREATAAGLTGEYNARTAQLNARISRAESARSAALSAASNAAGRMQALATGMLADLREMEHRHTDEDVLTDLLHLDHRTAQAGRLADSIAVLAGARSGRRWAKPIVMESILRGAMGRIAGYQRVRLHSTSEIAIAGHAAEGIMHALAELLDNAANFSPPTAEVHVYVEEVPAGVIVTIEDSGLVMSDVQLRRAERAVTAETTQQTDLAGLSGTRLGLAVVGRLARKHGLTVSFRPSARGGTGVLVLLPHELITRTPRPSVPAPLATPAQHTRPAAALSPSATEALLTRRTAEAAQAAGTPRTAEAAPGPLPVRTPAPAPLPTRTPAPAPASASEPDTTTASPEPEPDHSTPELGASGLPQRRRGQTMAAAHPDGTIPGSSKPVDPTSSTTSAARFSTFRQAVRGDSPNPEGSSS, from the coding sequence ATGACAGAGCGCCCCCCGCTCCGCCCGACCGCGCTGGCTCTGCTGATCTCCGTGATCGCTTCGGGCCTGCTGTGCGTATGGGCGGTGGCCGCAGCCCCCGACCACATACGCACCCCACTCGCCTGGTGCTCGGCCGGGGCAGCCGTGCTGTTCAGTGCCGCTGTCGCCACCACCGTCCACGCGGTGACGTACGCCGGCAGAACGTCGCGGGCCCTCCGCGCCCGGATCGATCAACTCACGGGGGAGAACTCGCAGTTCGGCGCGCGGACCGCCCGCCTCACCGCCGAGTACGAGGCCCGGATCACCCAGCTCACCGCCACCCACGAGGCGAGAGAAGCAGAGCTGATCGGGCAGCGTGAAGCCACCGCCGCCGGGCTCACCGGCGAGTACAACGCGAGGACCGCCCAGCTGAACGCCCGGATCAGCCGCGCCGAGTCCGCGCGCTCCGCCGCCCTGTCGGCGGCCTCCAACGCCGCCGGCCGGATGCAGGCCCTGGCCACCGGGATGCTCGCCGACCTGCGCGAGATGGAGCACCGGCACACCGACGAGGACGTACTCACCGATCTCCTGCACCTCGACCACCGCACGGCCCAGGCGGGCCGGCTGGCCGACTCCATCGCCGTACTGGCCGGTGCGCGCTCCGGGCGTCGCTGGGCGAAGCCGATCGTCATGGAGTCGATCCTGCGCGGCGCGATGGGCCGGATCGCGGGATACCAGCGGGTACGCCTCCACTCCACCAGCGAGATCGCCATCGCGGGCCACGCGGCCGAGGGCATCATGCACGCGCTCGCCGAACTCCTCGACAACGCGGCGAACTTCTCGCCGCCCACCGCCGAAGTGCATGTGTACGTCGAGGAGGTCCCGGCCGGTGTGATCGTCACCATCGAGGACAGCGGCCTGGTCATGAGCGACGTCCAGCTGCGCCGCGCCGAACGGGCCGTCACGGCGGAGACCACCCAGCAGACCGACCTCGCCGGTCTCTCCGGGACCAGGCTCGGTCTCGCGGTGGTCGGGCGGCTGGCCCGTAAGCACGGACTGACCGTGTCCTTCCGCCCGTCGGCACGCGGCGGCACCGGTGTCCTGGTGCTGCTCCCGCACGAGCTGATCACCCGCACCCCCCGGCCGTCCGTCCCGGCACCCCTGGCCACCCCGGCACAGCACACCCGGCCGGCGGCCGCGCTGTCCCCTTCGGCCACCGAGGCACTGCTCACCCGGCGGACCGCCGAGGCCGCACAGGCCGCCGGAACCCCGCGGACCGCCGAGGCCGCACCGGGGCCGCTGCCCGTGCGCACACCCGCACCGGCCCCGCTGCCCACGCGCACACCCGCGCCCGCCCCGGCATCCGCATCCGAGCCCGATACCACCACCGCCAGTCCGGAGCCCGAACCCGACCACTCCACCCCGGAGTTGGGCGCGAGCGGCCTGCCCCAGCGGCGGCGCGGCCAGACCATGGCAGCGGCGCATCCGGACGGCACGATCCCCGGATCGTCCAAGCCCGTCGACCCGACCTCCTCCACGACATCCGCCGCCAGGTTCAGCACGTTCCGCCAGGCCGTACGTGGCGATTCACCGAACCCGGAAGGCAGCAGCTCATGA
- a CDS encoding flavin reductase family protein, which translates to MLTTASRDPAPDTARFRAVLGHFPSGVTAITSRDPQGRPVGMAVASFTSVSLAPPLVAFLPGKASSTFPVIAERGTFCVNVLAADQERVCRALSVSGGDKFAEVHWRPGAHGDPVIDGAVAWIDCTIEAVHDAGDHHIVIGRVNDLDADDTASPLLFFRSRYDRLAA; encoded by the coding sequence ATGCTTACAACAGCCTCCCGGGATCCGGCCCCCGACACCGCGCGCTTTCGAGCCGTCCTCGGACACTTCCCCAGTGGCGTCACCGCCATCACTTCGCGCGACCCGCAGGGCAGGCCGGTGGGCATGGCCGTCGCCTCGTTCACCTCGGTCTCCCTCGCGCCCCCACTGGTGGCGTTCCTGCCCGGCAAGGCGTCGTCGACGTTCCCGGTCATCGCGGAGCGCGGCACCTTCTGCGTGAACGTTCTCGCCGCCGACCAGGAGCGGGTCTGCCGTGCGCTGTCGGTGTCGGGAGGCGACAAATTCGCCGAGGTGCACTGGCGGCCCGGGGCGCACGGTGACCCGGTCATCGACGGCGCGGTCGCCTGGATCGACTGCACGATCGAAGCCGTACACGACGCCGGTGACCACCACATCGTCATCGGACGCGTCAACGACCTCGACGCCGACGACACGGCGTCGCCCCTGCTGTTCTTCCGGAGCCGCTACGACCGGCTCGCCGCCTGA